The Aedes aegypti strain LVP_AGWG chromosome 1, AaegL5.0 Primary Assembly, whole genome shotgun sequence sequence AAACATTATCCATCTCATTTGAAGAAACGCTGTTGTTTTTGCAGAATGGATTTTAGAACCAAAAACTTCATTGCTGTTCGTCTCTACAATCAGGAGCATGATCCAGATTGGAAACTGCGGCCAAACGCCCGAGAGCAGTAATTTTATATAGAACTTGATGTTAATATCAAGCAAAAGCAACATGTATTGATCAATAAAGTGCAAAACTGGTGTATGATTGTTTGTCctttattctttattattattattcataaattaatttcaaattgttaTTATAAGTCGTAAAACTACAAACAGAGTAAAATTGACTCTCTTTCCTAGCTGAATTCATTTCGAATAGtgggtaaaattcactcgttagattgacgtacaagccgtttactctttaatgggtacaggccctttactctttttatgagttaaactagtttctctcaaagagggtacttttttaccctttaaagggtactttagtCTTACAGTGTGTATCATataaaaacatgtgcaaaatttactgcaaatcaaaGATGGTCGAGATCTGTGACTGACGgttttgacatggaattcgtcaataCAGTaatctcctgaagaaatttggtaaattttaatagaaattcaaatttttaacaaaatttgatcATTTCAAACGAAAGTCATTGAATTTATACTGGAATTCGATGAATTTGTAACAACCTTTGGTGAATTCGTTAATTTCTAAACAAATTAGGATAGAGATTCTTATGCACCTGAATCGCCTGTGCATCTTATTCCTGTCTACAATCATACGTTATTCTAATTtattaattcaaatgaaaaaccTGGACAACAGTTCGTATTCAATATGGAAGCAGCATTTCGATTTCGAGCCTATTttctaacgcgaagcagtatactaaagcttcaaacaaaaaaaaatgttgacaaaGTTATTTAGGTGTGTGTCTattggagggcaaaatcctccATACTTGAGACAAGCGTTTGTTTCGCAATGTTAGGGGCCACCCTACTGATCACCATTTGATGATTGTGTGCAACAGTCAACGGATGCTGAAGCATATTGTTCTACGTATGTGGTCTTAAACAAATAATCAATAGTGAAGCAGTgtaaatatcaattttattCCTAGAGCCAGCCACATCGCTGAaattaaattttagtttctttgcTGTAATAGTGGCCAAACTTTACCCCGAATGAAGGTACATACTGAATTTTCAGTTATCGGCATGGGTAAAAATGATTATCTTTCCAGGTACTGTTAAACAATAGGAACAGCATAAAGAACGAGCACATACTTCATCTACCCGAATCTCTTATATAGAGAAGCCAGTTGACAACGCGTCAAAAACTGTCAATCAACCGTTCGTCATCCACTTCGCCATGCCCTGGAGTCTAGCAGTTCACAGTGTCCCACATGTCTTCGAGAAGATTTTCGCCCATCTGAACCTGAATGATCGCTTGACTGCTGCGGCCGTTTGTCGTGATTGGGATACAGCCATTTTCAACACTCGATCACTGGCCGACAACACTGTGCTACGAATAGTTTGCGAAGATCCCGATCTGCTCGACGTTACAGCAGATGTTCACCAAAGTAGGCGAAAGTATCGCAACGTGGCCGTTTTGCTCAGTAGCCCTCTTTGCGAGGAAACCTGGATACGGTTGATCGAGCTGTTGAAGACCCTGAACCAGAAATGCGCCGTGGAGTGGTTCTGGTGCAGTACGACTCAGGAGCAAGACATTCCGACTGGGTTGATCGAATTGGGGACCATATTCCGGAACTTGCAAGAGCTGGAGTTGACGATAACGGTGCGGTCGTATTCGGACCCAACTTGGCCGTTAGCTTTCCAGGAGCTTAAGCAGCTTCAGAGCTTGACAATGCACGACGCACACTGTGAGGCACTGGCGTCCGTTCAACGGCATTGTCGAAAGCTGCGCCAGTTGGCGCTGCATGGATTCGGGCTGACGAAACTGTTGGCAGAAGTCCTGGACTTCCCGTGCCTTGAAAGTCTAACAATCGAAGAACTGCTGGTACCGAAGAACATCGTGTACCAATACAGGCACGGTTACGCAGTGCTGCCACAGCTGAAGAGCTTCAGCTTGACAGCGAAGGACATCCCAACGCCGTCGAGGGGTGCGTTGGAGCTGGCAACACGGCGGCTACCGATGACGGTCATCTTCGCACCGCAACTGGAAACGGTTCGGCTATCGTATCTGTTGCGGCATTTCTTCAACGTGAAGATCGAGCAGCCGAGATTCGTAAACGGACAGCGCAGGGTGAATCGATTGTGAGATCGACTGTCGTTCCGGATCATCGAAGCACAGACTCACAGACGGATAataaaagcatgtaaaatagaACAATTTGCGATCAACAAAAATCGTCGCAAAATCATTGTCTACGATCGAAGATTTTGCTTCCTTATTACCTATTACAATCCGCAGTTGTACGAGCGTTGAAAATCGACATGATTCAGCTCACTTTCACtcagagtgaaaaaaaaatcaacaaaaataatCCAAATGAACACTTTGAAAAACATAGATAGTTTCCTTTGTTTGACAGATCAACGATACTGTCACAACTTTGAATGTAATATACTGTAACGTCGCTTTTTTTGTATGCGATGAATCCAAAAACAATCCATTTTCGATGGAAAGTCGAGTCTTTGACTAAACGAATGTTTTAATATATTTGAACAATGACAAGTTCATTGTCGCATCTCTGTAATGACAGACGtttcaattatttaaataaagatCTCTGTTTATTCTGCGAACAATaaagaagttgttttcatttattttcccTTGTCGAAAGttttcgttccatgagtacaaATCACTTtcgcagttcttttaaatttgtctTAGGCAATGCTGTTAAATgccagggggggggggtggggggtatacgcaacgaggtgcgcctaccgttcatgttttgtgggtgtattcgtttcagcgtgggtgtacggctgtcaactacaaacaaagctcgcctaacaatcatctctcaagCGGGCCGGCCCAAATAGCATAGGTCGAAAACGCGGGGCGAgccaggcagcaaatgctgatgcttttcaacactcaaacagcgggatgtcTAGCAGCGATGTGAGCCACacgacccaagtaaccagtaagcacgataatgcggcacggtaacagcactATATGcacatatagggtaatcatttgaagcatgtcagttttatagacgcatataatgctattataatgccagaaaaggcgaaatagcgtgccattgtAGTgcaaagatataaccgtgcttctctgcaccactaatgctgatataagacctcttgtagattagaacgtgactagttggcccactctaaaagaggctatgaagtgtataattatgtcacacaaataaagcaaaatagcatttatggtagctattttgaggccacctgttatggatgaatgttgcttcatcttgaaaatgattttatcataacgttgATCTTGCCAgatttattccaacgtaaacaaaacaaaataagatcgaaaacatcaaataataatttgttttgtaGTGCTTGTTGaatatttgaagtgatttattttgaGATAGTGCTCAAATCTGAGCagtgagatttactgtgaaatgtgatgaaaaaGAAGTTAAATTGCGTGTCCCCCCTCTGAAAGTGgtatatttcaaattatttagcATTTGCTAAATGAAACCGCCAGGAGAAGAATAAACCATATTCAACATATCTTGGTTTGTTTGGGCagtaattgtgctttaaattatatttagtcagtttaatcatcataccatagcatcttatgagcgaactcatggagaaaatttgatttgaaaatagtgaaattgtggcaaccggagtgaaattaatatggcggtACCATAATtgattggggcccagatagccgtagcggtaaacgcgcagctattcagcatgaccatgctgagggtcgtgggttcgaatcccgctggtcgaggatcttttcgtaaaggaaattttctcgattcccagggcatagagtatcctcgtacctgccacacgatat is a genomic window containing:
- the LOC5575944 gene encoding uncharacterized protein LOC5575944, with product MPWSLAVHSVPHVFEKIFAHLNLNDRLTAAAVCRDWDTAIFNTRSLADNTVLRIVCEDPDLLDVTADVHQSRRKYRNVAVLLSSPLCEETWIRLIELLKTLNQKCAVEWFWCSTTQEQDIPTGLIELGTIFRNLQELELTITVRSYSDPTWPLAFQELKQLQSLTMHDAHCEALASVQRHCRKLRQLALHGFGLTKLLAEVLDFPCLESLTIEELLVPKNIVYQYRHGYAVLPQLKSFSLTAKDIPTPSRGALELATRRLPMTVIFAPQLETVRLSYLLRHFFNVKIEQPRFVNGQRRVNRL